A single window of Leptospira semungkisensis DNA harbors:
- a CDS encoding aldo/keto reductase — translation MQKRQLGKIGPLVSSQGLGCMGMSDFYGPRDDSESLETIHRALDLGINFFDTSDMYGPHTNELLVGKALKGKRDQVVIATKFGIVRDPNDPTKRGYNSKPEYIKAACEGSLKRLGIEQIDLYYQHRVDPDTPIEETIGAMAQLVKEGKIKYLGLSEAGEETIRRAHKVHPISALQTEYSIWTRDPEDGILQTCRELGIGFVAYSPLGRGFLTGQIKKFEDLDASDFRRMSPRFQGENFQKNLELVDKIKEIAGEKSVTPGQLALAWVLAQGEDIVPIPGTKRSSYLEENAKGSDVRLTKEELDRINSAAPKGAAHGLRYPAAAMSSLGR, via the coding sequence ATGCAAAAAAGACAATTAGGAAAAATAGGTCCTTTGGTTTCCAGCCAAGGTTTAGGCTGTATGGGTATGTCCGATTTTTACGGACCAAGAGATGATTCCGAATCATTGGAAACCATTCACAGAGCTTTGGATCTGGGAATAAATTTCTTCGATACTTCCGATATGTACGGTCCACATACGAATGAACTTCTTGTGGGCAAGGCACTGAAAGGAAAAAGAGATCAGGTTGTGATCGCAACTAAGTTCGGGATCGTAAGAGATCCGAATGATCCTACGAAGAGAGGGTATAACAGCAAACCAGAATATATCAAGGCGGCTTGCGAAGGAAGCTTAAAGAGATTAGGTATTGAGCAAATCGATCTGTACTATCAGCATAGAGTCGATCCCGATACTCCTATAGAGGAAACTATCGGAGCAATGGCTCAGCTTGTAAAAGAAGGAAAGATTAAATACTTAGGACTCTCCGAAGCTGGTGAAGAAACCATTCGTCGTGCTCATAAGGTCCATCCGATTAGTGCCTTGCAAACTGAGTATTCTATTTGGACAAGAGATCCAGAAGATGGAATTCTCCAAACTTGTAGAGAACTTGGAATAGGCTTTGTAGCTTACAGTCCTTTGGGCCGTGGCTTCTTGACCGGACAGATCAAGAAGTTTGAAGATCTGGATGCTTCCGATTTTAGAAGAATGTCTCCTCGCTTTCAAGGAGAGAACTTCCAAAAGAATTTGGAACTTGTAGACAAGATCAAAGAGATAGCTGGAGAAAAATCAGTAACTCCCGGACAACTCGCACTTGCTTGGGTGCTCGCTCAAGGAGAAGATATTGTTCCCATTCCAGGAACTAAAAGAAGTTCTTATTTGGAAGAGAACGCGAAAGGCAGCGATGTTCGCTTAACAAAAGAAGAGTTAGATCGGATCAATTCCGCTGCGCCAAAAGGAGCGGCCCACGGATTGCGTTATCCTGCTGCAGCCATGAGCTCGTTAGGAAGGTAA
- a CDS encoding L-threonylcarbamoyladenylate synthase produces MILELHPQNPEKRILGQISKRLSEGGVYIFPTDTVYGLVADSQSHAGVEKLYKLKNISKNQPLSLLCGDISTASNYMEQLSNEAFRLMKRITPGPFTFVVKANKHLPRVSFSNQKEKNIGIRIPDSKYLLALLEVHPNPLTSTSVFFKDEFVIDVDRIEEEYGSRVDGIIDGGILELELSTILDCTDDGISVLREGKGMELINNL; encoded by the coding sequence ATGATCCTTGAATTACACCCCCAGAATCCGGAGAAGAGGATACTCGGACAGATCTCCAAGAGATTGTCCGAGGGAGGGGTGTATATATTTCCGACCGATACTGTATATGGTCTGGTCGCAGATTCTCAATCCCATGCTGGGGTAGAGAAGCTTTATAAACTAAAGAATATTTCTAAGAATCAACCTCTCTCCCTACTCTGCGGAGATATTTCTACGGCTTCTAATTATATGGAACAGCTTTCTAATGAAGCTTTTCGTTTGATGAAGAGGATTACTCCGGGGCCGTTCACTTTCGTTGTGAAAGCGAACAAGCATCTTCCTCGTGTTTCCTTTTCCAATCAAAAAGAAAAGAATATAGGGATCCGAATTCCGGATTCTAAGTATCTATTGGCTTTATTGGAGGTACATCCAAATCCTCTTACCTCAACTTCCGTTTTCTTTAAGGATGAATTTGTCATCGATGTAGACAGAATTGAAGAAGAATACGGCAGCAGAGTGGATGGCATCATAGACGGAGGAATTTTAGAGTTGGAGCTTTCTACCATTCTAGATTGTACCGATGACGGCATTTCCGTTCTTAGAGAAGGAAAAGGAATGGAACTCATTAATAATTTATAA